Proteins from a single region of Thunnus albacares chromosome 16, fThuAlb1.1, whole genome shotgun sequence:
- the ankrd6b gene encoding ankyrin repeat domain-containing protein 6b isoform X7 has product MSQQDAAEVLALSERLLIASHKGQADNVVQLINKGAKVAVTKYGRSPLHLAAYKGHIEVVRILLKAGCDLDIQDDGEQTALHRAAVVGNSDVISALIQEGCALDRQDKDGNTALHEVSWHGFSQSVKLLVKAGANVHAKNKAGNTALHLACQNGHAQSSKVLLLGGSRPDSKNHAGDTCLHVAARYNHVAMIRILLGAFCSVSEKNLAGDTPLHVAAALNHKKTVRLLLEAGADSRICNNAGQTALDQAREHNNPDVALLLTKAPQVQSFVRGRSLRKRRDKLKAEGRAQSVPRDEMLPCKDSASAADDTQSSDRAACKHAEVTESNTRKGKNRKQKEKPSLSDPLRRRETRNSEAFHRRKGKLRGISPHASIPPHNYKAYQLYTLYRGKDGKIMQAPLNGCRCEPLISKLENQLEATKEEMKTEIHTVQDLMNSKMGQLDRKNKHQIRALDKMTVERVSAERSECVQRIEQKAMQERLETEKRQASLVSELKSWCLSKLQNMEGRVTGDPSSTKLQRSSSVAEGLNDAEGAGLTVLPATQGGSSQCLELQNSPALLHSSRAEASVAEGGSANHYFVVHVESSPDGDKAHNADITSPAAARSPLMSTQVVRPKERTTISAKPQDLQDVDLMVCGVSGSRRHRASSLSPATERRCSSSRTDSRLRERERGRDRGKHHNKKHSQGRTKSRGAAGVKTLEVFGDQPSEPSFAQEKDNMHALEVTQYFFEAVSTQMERWYERKVQEARWQADQRAQADRAALIERITYLEDELRMLRTNRHDDC; this is encoded by the exons TATGGCAGAAGCCCCCTGCACTTGGCTGCCTACAAAGGCCACATTGAGGTTGTGCGTATCCTGCTCAAAGCTGGCTGCGACCTGGACATCCAAGACGAT GGGGAGCAGACGGCGTTACACCGGGCTGCAGTCGTGGGAAACAGTGACGTTATCAGCGCTCTCATCCAGGAAGGGTGTGCACTGGACAGGCAGGACAAG GATGGCAACACGGCTCTCCATGAGGTGTCCTGGCACGGCTTCAGTCAGTCTGTCAAACTGCTGGTGAAGGCTGGAGCCAACGTTCACGCTAAAAACAAG gcAGGAAACACAGCTCTCCACCTTGCATGTCAGAACGGTCACGCTCAGAGCTCCAAGGTTCTTCTCTTGGGAGGCTCCAGGCCCGACAGCAAGAACCAT GCAGGGGATACATGTCTGCATGTCGCGGCCCGTTACAACCATGTGGCTATGATCCGCATCCTGCTGGGAGCCTTTTGCTCCGTGTCAGAGAAGAACCTG gctggGGACACACCGCTACACGTGGCAGCTGCTCTGAATCACAAGAAGACAGTACGTCTACTGCTGGAGGCAGGAGCTGACAGCCGCATCTGCAACAAT gcAGGTCAGACAGCTTTGGACCAGGCCAGAGAACACAACAACCCAGACGTGGCTCTTCTCCTGACCAAAGCTCCACAG gtgcaGAGCTTTGTGCGTGGCAGGAGcttgaggaagaggagagacaaGCTAAAGGCAGAGGGCAGAGCTCAGTCTGTGCCCAGAGATGAGATGCTGCCCTGTAAG GACAGTGCATCTGCCGCAGATGACACACAGAGCAGTGACCGAGCCGCCTGCAAACACGCTGAGGTGACCGAGTCAAACACCAGGAAGGGAAAGAACaggaagcagaaagaaaag CCATCATTGTCAGACCCCCTCCGCCGCAGAGAGACCAGGAACAGTGAAGCCTTTCACAGGAGGAAAGGCAAACTGCGAGGAATCTCGCCTCATGCATCCATCCCTCCACACAACTATAAGGCCTATCAGCTCTACACGCTGTACCGAGGAAAGGATGGCAAAATCATGCAG GCTCCTCTGAACGGCTGCCGCTGTGAGCCTCTCATCAGTAAACTGGAGAACCAGCTGGAGGCCACTAAGGAAGAGATGAAGACCGAGATCCACACTGTGCAGGACCTGATGAACAGCAAGATGGGCCAGCTAGACCGCAAGAACAAGCACCAG ATCCGAGCTCTTGATAAGATGACAGTGGAGAGAGTGTCAGCAGAGAGGAGCGAGTGTGTGCAGAGGATCGAACAGAAGGCCATGCAGGAGAGActggagacagagaagagacag GCGTCCCTGGTCAGTGAGCTGAAGAGCTGGTGTCTGTCCAAGCTGCAGAACATGGAGGGTCGCGTCACAGGAGACCCCAGCAGCACCAAGCTGCAGcgctcctcctctgtggcagaGGGCCTGAACGATGCAGAAGGAGCCGGCCTCACCGTACTGCCTGCCACCCAGGGAGGCAGCTCCCAGTGCCTGGAGCTCCAGAACAGCCCCGCACTCCTACACTCCAGCAGGGCCGAGGCCAGCGTAGCAGAGGGCGGCTCAGCCAACCATTACTTTGTGGTTCATGTGGAGAGTTCTCCAG ATGGTGATAAGGCTCATAATGCTGACATCACCTCTCCTGCAGCAGCCAGAAGCCCACTCATGTCTACCCAGGTGGTTCGTCCAAAGGAACGCACGACGATCTCTGCGAAGCCTCAGGACCTGCAGGATGTGGACTTGATGGTGTGCGGGGTGAGCGGCAGCAGGAGGCACAGGGCCAGCAGTCTGTCTCCGGCCACAGAGCGccgctgcagcagcagcaggactgaCAGCAGGctcagagagagggagcgaggcCGGGACAGAGGGAAGCACCACAACAAGAAGCATTCACAGGGCAGGACTAAGTCCAGAGGGGCCGCAGGGGTCAAGACCCTGGAGGTCTTTGGAGACCAACCCAGCGAGCCCTCCTTCGCTCAGGAGAAGGACAACATGCACGCTCTGGAGGTGACGCAGTACTTCTTCGAGGCGGTGTCGACGCAGATGGAGCGCTGGTATGAGAGGAAGGTGCAGGAGGCTCGCTGGCAGGCTGATCAGAGGGCTCAGGCCGACAGAGCGGCGCTGATCGAGAGGATCACATATCTGGAGGACGAACTCCGCATGCTGAGGACTAACAGACATGATGACTGCTGA
- the ankrd6b gene encoding ankyrin repeat domain-containing protein 6b isoform X5: protein MSQQDAAEVLALSERLLIASHKGQADNVVQLINKGAKVAVTKYGRSPLHLAAYKGHIEVVRILLKAGCDLDIQDDGEQTALHRAAVVGNSDVISALIQEGCALDRQDKDGNTALHEVSWHGFSQSVKLLVKAGANVHAKNKAGNTALHLACQNGHAQSSKVLLLGGSRPDSKNHAGDTCLHVAARYNHVAMIRILLGAFCSVSEKNLAGDTPLHVAAALNHKKTVRLLLEAGADSRICNNAGQTALDQAREHNNPDVALLLTKAPQVQSFVRGRSLRKRRDKLKAEGRAQSVPRDEMLPCKDSASAADDTQSSDRAACKHAEVTESNTRKGKNRKQKEKPSLSDPLRRRETRNSEAFHRRKGKLRGISPHASIPPHNYKAYQLYTLYRGKDGKIMQAPLNGCRCEPLISKLENQLEATKEEMKTEIHTVQDLMNSKMGQLDRKNKHQIRALDKMTVERVSAERSECVQRIEQKAMQERLETEKRQQASLVSELKSWCLSKLQNMEGRVTGDPSSTKLQRSSSVAEGLNDAEGAGLTVLPATQGGSSQCLELQNSPALLHSSRAEASVAEGGSANHYFVVHVESSPDGDKAHNADITSPAAARSPLMSTQVVRPKERTTISAKPQDLQDVDLMVCGVSGSRRHRASSLSPATERRCSSSRTDSRLRERERGRDRGKHHNKKHSQGRTKSRGAAGVKTLEVFGDQPSEPSFAQEKDNMHALEVTQYFFEAVSTQMERWYERKVQEARWQADQRAQADRAALIERITYLEDELRMLRTNRHDDC, encoded by the exons TATGGCAGAAGCCCCCTGCACTTGGCTGCCTACAAAGGCCACATTGAGGTTGTGCGTATCCTGCTCAAAGCTGGCTGCGACCTGGACATCCAAGACGAT GGGGAGCAGACGGCGTTACACCGGGCTGCAGTCGTGGGAAACAGTGACGTTATCAGCGCTCTCATCCAGGAAGGGTGTGCACTGGACAGGCAGGACAAG GATGGCAACACGGCTCTCCATGAGGTGTCCTGGCACGGCTTCAGTCAGTCTGTCAAACTGCTGGTGAAGGCTGGAGCCAACGTTCACGCTAAAAACAAG gcAGGAAACACAGCTCTCCACCTTGCATGTCAGAACGGTCACGCTCAGAGCTCCAAGGTTCTTCTCTTGGGAGGCTCCAGGCCCGACAGCAAGAACCAT GCAGGGGATACATGTCTGCATGTCGCGGCCCGTTACAACCATGTGGCTATGATCCGCATCCTGCTGGGAGCCTTTTGCTCCGTGTCAGAGAAGAACCTG gctggGGACACACCGCTACACGTGGCAGCTGCTCTGAATCACAAGAAGACAGTACGTCTACTGCTGGAGGCAGGAGCTGACAGCCGCATCTGCAACAAT gcAGGTCAGACAGCTTTGGACCAGGCCAGAGAACACAACAACCCAGACGTGGCTCTTCTCCTGACCAAAGCTCCACAG gtgcaGAGCTTTGTGCGTGGCAGGAGcttgaggaagaggagagacaaGCTAAAGGCAGAGGGCAGAGCTCAGTCTGTGCCCAGAGATGAGATGCTGCCCTGTAAG GACAGTGCATCTGCCGCAGATGACACACAGAGCAGTGACCGAGCCGCCTGCAAACACGCTGAGGTGACCGAGTCAAACACCAGGAAGGGAAAGAACaggaagcagaaagaaaag CCATCATTGTCAGACCCCCTCCGCCGCAGAGAGACCAGGAACAGTGAAGCCTTTCACAGGAGGAAAGGCAAACTGCGAGGAATCTCGCCTCATGCATCCATCCCTCCACACAACTATAAGGCCTATCAGCTCTACACGCTGTACCGAGGAAAGGATGGCAAAATCATGCAG GCTCCTCTGAACGGCTGCCGCTGTGAGCCTCTCATCAGTAAACTGGAGAACCAGCTGGAGGCCACTAAGGAAGAGATGAAGACCGAGATCCACACTGTGCAGGACCTGATGAACAGCAAGATGGGCCAGCTAGACCGCAAGAACAAGCACCAG ATCCGAGCTCTTGATAAGATGACAGTGGAGAGAGTGTCAGCAGAGAGGAGCGAGTGTGTGCAGAGGATCGAACAGAAGGCCATGCAGGAGAGActggagacagagaagagacag CAGGCGTCCCTGGTCAGTGAGCTGAAGAGCTGGTGTCTGTCCAAGCTGCAGAACATGGAGGGTCGCGTCACAGGAGACCCCAGCAGCACCAAGCTGCAGcgctcctcctctgtggcagaGGGCCTGAACGATGCAGAAGGAGCCGGCCTCACCGTACTGCCTGCCACCCAGGGAGGCAGCTCCCAGTGCCTGGAGCTCCAGAACAGCCCCGCACTCCTACACTCCAGCAGGGCCGAGGCCAGCGTAGCAGAGGGCGGCTCAGCCAACCATTACTTTGTGGTTCATGTGGAGAGTTCTCCAG ATGGTGATAAGGCTCATAATGCTGACATCACCTCTCCTGCAGCAGCCAGAAGCCCACTCATGTCTACCCAGGTGGTTCGTCCAAAGGAACGCACGACGATCTCTGCGAAGCCTCAGGACCTGCAGGATGTGGACTTGATGGTGTGCGGGGTGAGCGGCAGCAGGAGGCACAGGGCCAGCAGTCTGTCTCCGGCCACAGAGCGccgctgcagcagcagcaggactgaCAGCAGGctcagagagagggagcgaggcCGGGACAGAGGGAAGCACCACAACAAGAAGCATTCACAGGGCAGGACTAAGTCCAGAGGGGCCGCAGGGGTCAAGACCCTGGAGGTCTTTGGAGACCAACCCAGCGAGCCCTCCTTCGCTCAGGAGAAGGACAACATGCACGCTCTGGAGGTGACGCAGTACTTCTTCGAGGCGGTGTCGACGCAGATGGAGCGCTGGTATGAGAGGAAGGTGCAGGAGGCTCGCTGGCAGGCTGATCAGAGGGCTCAGGCCGACAGAGCGGCGCTGATCGAGAGGATCACATATCTGGAGGACGAACTCCGCATGCTGAGGACTAACAGACATGATGACTGCTGA
- the ankrd6b gene encoding ankyrin repeat domain-containing protein 6b isoform X1, which yields MTSSGLEWDSLDCPLVGLPSGCRPPFPTDSDNPDLWHCQIHSLWSMSSATGCSPSSSTGGSRSCRLRQEEEEEQEGRRQWRRAGKEPEGSGRVKEGEQTALHRAAVVGNSDVISALIQEGCALDRQDKDGNTALHEVSWHGFSQSVKLLVKAGANVHAKNKAGNTALHLACQNGHAQSSKVLLLGGSRPDSKNHAGDTCLHVAARYNHVAMIRILLGAFCSVSEKNLAGDTPLHVAAALNHKKTVRLLLEAGADSRICNNAGQTALDQAREHNNPDVALLLTKAPQVQSFVRGRSLRKRRDKLKAEGRAQSVPRDEMLPCKDSASAADDTQSSDRAACKHAEVTESNTRKGKNRKQKEKPSLSDPLRRRETRNSEAFHRRKGKLRGISPHASIPPHNYKAYQLYTLYRGKDGKIMQAPLNGCRCEPLISKLENQLEATKEEMKTEIHTVQDLMNSKMGQLDRKNKHQIRALDKMTVERVSAERSECVQRIEQKAMQERLETEKRQQASLVSELKSWCLSKLQNMEGRVTGDPSSTKLQRSSSVAEGLNDAEGAGLTVLPATQGGSSQCLELQNSPALLHSSRAEASVAEGGSANHYFVVHVESSPDGDKAHNADITSPAAARSPLMSTQVVRPKERTTISAKPQDLQDVDLMVCGVSGSRRHRASSLSPATERRCSSSRTDSRLRERERGRDRGKHHNKKHSQGRTKSRGAAGVKTLEVFGDQPSEPSFAQEKDNMHALEVTQYFFEAVSTQMERWYERKVQEARWQADQRAQADRAALIERITYLEDELRMLRTNRHDDC from the exons ATGACCTCTAGTGGCCTTGAATGGGACTCTTTGGACTGCCCACTCGTGGGTTTGCCCTCAGGATGCAGGCCCCCCTTCCCCACAGATAGCGATAACCCAGATCTCTGGCACTGCCAAATTCACTCTCTGTGGTCAATGAGCTCCGCAACAGGCTGCAGTCCATCCTCCTCGACTGGAGGGAGCAGGAGCTGCAGACtgaggcaggaggaggaggaggagcaggaggggaGAAGACAGTGGAGGAGGGCTGGGAAAGAGCCTGAAGGATCAGGGAGAGTGAAGGAG GGGGAGCAGACGGCGTTACACCGGGCTGCAGTCGTGGGAAACAGTGACGTTATCAGCGCTCTCATCCAGGAAGGGTGTGCACTGGACAGGCAGGACAAG GATGGCAACACGGCTCTCCATGAGGTGTCCTGGCACGGCTTCAGTCAGTCTGTCAAACTGCTGGTGAAGGCTGGAGCCAACGTTCACGCTAAAAACAAG gcAGGAAACACAGCTCTCCACCTTGCATGTCAGAACGGTCACGCTCAGAGCTCCAAGGTTCTTCTCTTGGGAGGCTCCAGGCCCGACAGCAAGAACCAT GCAGGGGATACATGTCTGCATGTCGCGGCCCGTTACAACCATGTGGCTATGATCCGCATCCTGCTGGGAGCCTTTTGCTCCGTGTCAGAGAAGAACCTG gctggGGACACACCGCTACACGTGGCAGCTGCTCTGAATCACAAGAAGACAGTACGTCTACTGCTGGAGGCAGGAGCTGACAGCCGCATCTGCAACAAT gcAGGTCAGACAGCTTTGGACCAGGCCAGAGAACACAACAACCCAGACGTGGCTCTTCTCCTGACCAAAGCTCCACAG gtgcaGAGCTTTGTGCGTGGCAGGAGcttgaggaagaggagagacaaGCTAAAGGCAGAGGGCAGAGCTCAGTCTGTGCCCAGAGATGAGATGCTGCCCTGTAAG GACAGTGCATCTGCCGCAGATGACACACAGAGCAGTGACCGAGCCGCCTGCAAACACGCTGAGGTGACCGAGTCAAACACCAGGAAGGGAAAGAACaggaagcagaaagaaaag CCATCATTGTCAGACCCCCTCCGCCGCAGAGAGACCAGGAACAGTGAAGCCTTTCACAGGAGGAAAGGCAAACTGCGAGGAATCTCGCCTCATGCATCCATCCCTCCACACAACTATAAGGCCTATCAGCTCTACACGCTGTACCGAGGAAAGGATGGCAAAATCATGCAG GCTCCTCTGAACGGCTGCCGCTGTGAGCCTCTCATCAGTAAACTGGAGAACCAGCTGGAGGCCACTAAGGAAGAGATGAAGACCGAGATCCACACTGTGCAGGACCTGATGAACAGCAAGATGGGCCAGCTAGACCGCAAGAACAAGCACCAG ATCCGAGCTCTTGATAAGATGACAGTGGAGAGAGTGTCAGCAGAGAGGAGCGAGTGTGTGCAGAGGATCGAACAGAAGGCCATGCAGGAGAGActggagacagagaagagacag CAGGCGTCCCTGGTCAGTGAGCTGAAGAGCTGGTGTCTGTCCAAGCTGCAGAACATGGAGGGTCGCGTCACAGGAGACCCCAGCAGCACCAAGCTGCAGcgctcctcctctgtggcagaGGGCCTGAACGATGCAGAAGGAGCCGGCCTCACCGTACTGCCTGCCACCCAGGGAGGCAGCTCCCAGTGCCTGGAGCTCCAGAACAGCCCCGCACTCCTACACTCCAGCAGGGCCGAGGCCAGCGTAGCAGAGGGCGGCTCAGCCAACCATTACTTTGTGGTTCATGTGGAGAGTTCTCCAG ATGGTGATAAGGCTCATAATGCTGACATCACCTCTCCTGCAGCAGCCAGAAGCCCACTCATGTCTACCCAGGTGGTTCGTCCAAAGGAACGCACGACGATCTCTGCGAAGCCTCAGGACCTGCAGGATGTGGACTTGATGGTGTGCGGGGTGAGCGGCAGCAGGAGGCACAGGGCCAGCAGTCTGTCTCCGGCCACAGAGCGccgctgcagcagcagcaggactgaCAGCAGGctcagagagagggagcgaggcCGGGACAGAGGGAAGCACCACAACAAGAAGCATTCACAGGGCAGGACTAAGTCCAGAGGGGCCGCAGGGGTCAAGACCCTGGAGGTCTTTGGAGACCAACCCAGCGAGCCCTCCTTCGCTCAGGAGAAGGACAACATGCACGCTCTGGAGGTGACGCAGTACTTCTTCGAGGCGGTGTCGACGCAGATGGAGCGCTGGTATGAGAGGAAGGTGCAGGAGGCTCGCTGGCAGGCTGATCAGAGGGCTCAGGCCGACAGAGCGGCGCTGATCGAGAGGATCACATATCTGGAGGACGAACTCCGCATGCTGAGGACTAACAGACATGATGACTGCTGA
- the ankrd6b gene encoding ankyrin repeat domain-containing protein 6b isoform X4 has product MTSSGLEWDSLDCPLVGLPSGCRPPFPTDSDNPDLWHCQIHSLWSMSSATGCSPSSSTGGSRSCRLRQEEEEEQEGRRQWRRAGKEPEGSGRVKEGEQTALHRAAVVGNSDVISALIQEGCALDRQDKDGNTALHEVSWHGFSQSVKLLVKAGANVHAKNKAGNTALHLACQNGHAQSSKVLLLGGSRPDSKNHAGDTCLHVAARYNHVAMIRILLGAFCSVSEKNLAGDTPLHVAAALNHKKTVRLLLEAGADSRICNNAGQTALDQAREHNNPDVALLLTKAPQVQSFVRGRSLRKRRDKLKAEGRAQSVPRDEMLPCKDSASAADDTQSSDRAACKHAEVTESNTRKGKNRKQKEKPSLSDPLRRRETRNSEAFHRRKGKLRGISPHASIPPHNYKAYQLYTLYRGKDGKIMQAPLNGCRCEPLISKLENQLEATKEEMKTEIHTVQDLMNSKMGQLDRKNKHQIRALDKMTVERVSAERSECVQRIEQKAMQERLETEKRQQASLVSELKSWCLSKLQNMEGRVTGDPSSTKLQRSSSVAEGLNDAEGAGLTVLPATQGGSSQCLELQNSPALLHSSRAEASVAEGGSANHYFVVHVESSPARSPLMSTQVVRPKERTTISAKPQDLQDVDLMVCGVSGSRRHRASSLSPATERRCSSSRTDSRLRERERGRDRGKHHNKKHSQGRTKSRGAAGVKTLEVFGDQPSEPSFAQEKDNMHALEVTQYFFEAVSTQMERWYERKVQEARWQADQRAQADRAALIERITYLEDELRMLRTNRHDDC; this is encoded by the exons ATGACCTCTAGTGGCCTTGAATGGGACTCTTTGGACTGCCCACTCGTGGGTTTGCCCTCAGGATGCAGGCCCCCCTTCCCCACAGATAGCGATAACCCAGATCTCTGGCACTGCCAAATTCACTCTCTGTGGTCAATGAGCTCCGCAACAGGCTGCAGTCCATCCTCCTCGACTGGAGGGAGCAGGAGCTGCAGACtgaggcaggaggaggaggaggagcaggaggggaGAAGACAGTGGAGGAGGGCTGGGAAAGAGCCTGAAGGATCAGGGAGAGTGAAGGAG GGGGAGCAGACGGCGTTACACCGGGCTGCAGTCGTGGGAAACAGTGACGTTATCAGCGCTCTCATCCAGGAAGGGTGTGCACTGGACAGGCAGGACAAG GATGGCAACACGGCTCTCCATGAGGTGTCCTGGCACGGCTTCAGTCAGTCTGTCAAACTGCTGGTGAAGGCTGGAGCCAACGTTCACGCTAAAAACAAG gcAGGAAACACAGCTCTCCACCTTGCATGTCAGAACGGTCACGCTCAGAGCTCCAAGGTTCTTCTCTTGGGAGGCTCCAGGCCCGACAGCAAGAACCAT GCAGGGGATACATGTCTGCATGTCGCGGCCCGTTACAACCATGTGGCTATGATCCGCATCCTGCTGGGAGCCTTTTGCTCCGTGTCAGAGAAGAACCTG gctggGGACACACCGCTACACGTGGCAGCTGCTCTGAATCACAAGAAGACAGTACGTCTACTGCTGGAGGCAGGAGCTGACAGCCGCATCTGCAACAAT gcAGGTCAGACAGCTTTGGACCAGGCCAGAGAACACAACAACCCAGACGTGGCTCTTCTCCTGACCAAAGCTCCACAG gtgcaGAGCTTTGTGCGTGGCAGGAGcttgaggaagaggagagacaaGCTAAAGGCAGAGGGCAGAGCTCAGTCTGTGCCCAGAGATGAGATGCTGCCCTGTAAG GACAGTGCATCTGCCGCAGATGACACACAGAGCAGTGACCGAGCCGCCTGCAAACACGCTGAGGTGACCGAGTCAAACACCAGGAAGGGAAAGAACaggaagcagaaagaaaag CCATCATTGTCAGACCCCCTCCGCCGCAGAGAGACCAGGAACAGTGAAGCCTTTCACAGGAGGAAAGGCAAACTGCGAGGAATCTCGCCTCATGCATCCATCCCTCCACACAACTATAAGGCCTATCAGCTCTACACGCTGTACCGAGGAAAGGATGGCAAAATCATGCAG GCTCCTCTGAACGGCTGCCGCTGTGAGCCTCTCATCAGTAAACTGGAGAACCAGCTGGAGGCCACTAAGGAAGAGATGAAGACCGAGATCCACACTGTGCAGGACCTGATGAACAGCAAGATGGGCCAGCTAGACCGCAAGAACAAGCACCAG ATCCGAGCTCTTGATAAGATGACAGTGGAGAGAGTGTCAGCAGAGAGGAGCGAGTGTGTGCAGAGGATCGAACAGAAGGCCATGCAGGAGAGActggagacagagaagagacag CAGGCGTCCCTGGTCAGTGAGCTGAAGAGCTGGTGTCTGTCCAAGCTGCAGAACATGGAGGGTCGCGTCACAGGAGACCCCAGCAGCACCAAGCTGCAGcgctcctcctctgtggcagaGGGCCTGAACGATGCAGAAGGAGCCGGCCTCACCGTACTGCCTGCCACCCAGGGAGGCAGCTCCCAGTGCCTGGAGCTCCAGAACAGCCCCGCACTCCTACACTCCAGCAGGGCCGAGGCCAGCGTAGCAGAGGGCGGCTCAGCCAACCATTACTTTGTGGTTCATGTGGAGAGTTCTCCAG CCAGAAGCCCACTCATGTCTACCCAGGTGGTTCGTCCAAAGGAACGCACGACGATCTCTGCGAAGCCTCAGGACCTGCAGGATGTGGACTTGATGGTGTGCGGGGTGAGCGGCAGCAGGAGGCACAGGGCCAGCAGTCTGTCTCCGGCCACAGAGCGccgctgcagcagcagcaggactgaCAGCAGGctcagagagagggagcgaggcCGGGACAGAGGGAAGCACCACAACAAGAAGCATTCACAGGGCAGGACTAAGTCCAGAGGGGCCGCAGGGGTCAAGACCCTGGAGGTCTTTGGAGACCAACCCAGCGAGCCCTCCTTCGCTCAGGAGAAGGACAACATGCACGCTCTGGAGGTGACGCAGTACTTCTTCGAGGCGGTGTCGACGCAGATGGAGCGCTGGTATGAGAGGAAGGTGCAGGAGGCTCGCTGGCAGGCTGATCAGAGGGCTCAGGCCGACAGAGCGGCGCTGATCGAGAGGATCACATATCTGGAGGACGAACTCCGCATGCTGAGGACTAACAGACATGATGACTGCTGA